The Streptomyces achromogenes genome window below encodes:
- a CDS encoding pseudouridine synthase, with protein sequence MRSSSGRNSSGNNGGSRGGNSGGRGGSGGGRGGSSGGGRGGSGGGRGDHRGAGNARDDQQGARPKNPRPEERRYDVGPGGTHEGPKSGRGASARGGAKGGPKQGQGTGRGRWVPATSREYEARAEERNRERYAGKKDVKTPKTFPGAEQEGERLQKVLARAGYGSRRSCEELIEQARVEVNGEIVLEQGKRVDPEKDEVKVDGLTVATQTYQFFSLNKPAGVVSTMEDNEGRQCLGDYVTNRETRLFHVGRLDTETEGVILLTNHGELAHRLTHPKYGVKKVYLAHIVGPIPRDLGKKLKDGIQLEDGYAKADHFRVVEQTGKNYLVEVTLHEGRKHIVRRMLAEAGFPVDKLVRVAFGPITLGDQKSGWLRRLSNTEVGMLMQEVDL encoded by the coding sequence ATGCGAAGCAGCAGCGGCAGGAACAGCAGCGGAAACAACGGCGGGAGCCGTGGTGGCAACAGCGGCGGCCGCGGCGGGAGCGGCGGCGGTCGCGGCGGGAGCAGCGGCGGTGGTCGCGGCGGAAGTGGCGGCGGCCGCGGTGATCACCGCGGCGCCGGGAACGCCCGCGACGACCAGCAGGGCGCCAGGCCGAAGAACCCGCGCCCGGAGGAGCGCCGCTACGACGTGGGTCCCGGCGGCACCCACGAGGGCCCGAAGTCGGGGCGCGGCGCGTCCGCGCGCGGCGGCGCCAAGGGCGGCCCCAAGCAGGGGCAGGGCACCGGGCGCGGCCGTTGGGTCCCGGCGACCTCGCGGGAGTACGAGGCGCGGGCCGAGGAGCGCAACCGCGAGCGGTACGCGGGCAAGAAGGACGTCAAGACGCCCAAGACCTTCCCGGGCGCCGAGCAGGAGGGCGAGCGGCTGCAGAAGGTCCTCGCGCGCGCGGGCTACGGCTCCCGGCGCTCCTGCGAGGAGCTGATCGAGCAGGCCAGGGTCGAGGTCAACGGCGAGATCGTCCTGGAGCAGGGCAAGCGGGTCGACCCGGAGAAGGACGAGGTCAAGGTCGACGGTCTGACCGTCGCCACGCAGACGTACCAGTTCTTCTCGCTGAACAAGCCGGCCGGCGTCGTCTCCACGATGGAGGACAACGAGGGCCGGCAGTGCCTCGGCGACTACGTGACCAACCGCGAGACGCGGCTGTTCCACGTCGGTCGGCTCGACACCGAGACCGAGGGCGTCATCCTGCTGACCAACCACGGTGAGCTGGCGCACCGGCTGACCCACCCCAAGTACGGCGTGAAGAAGGTCTACCTCGCGCACATCGTGGGCCCCATCCCGCGTGACCTGGGCAAGAAGCTCAAGGACGGCATCCAGTTGGAGGACGGGTACGCGAAGGCGGACCACTTCCGGGTCGTCGAGCAGACCGGCAAGAACTACCTGGTCGAGGTGACCCTGCACGAGGGCCGCAAGCACATCGTGCGCCGGATGCTGGCCGAGGCCGGCTTCCCCGTCGACAAGCTGGTGCGCGTCGCCTTCGGCCCGATCACCCTGGGCGACCAGAAGTCGGGCTGGCTGCGCCGGCTGTCCAACACCGAGGTCGGCATGCTGATGCAGGAAGTCGACCTCTAG
- the scpB gene encoding SMC-Scp complex subunit ScpB: MVVDEPATEEHLAKILQRPRRSVADALRELADEYTVQGRGFELRLVAGGWRFYTRPEFAAAVEGFVLDGQQARLTQAALETLAVVAYRQPVSRSRVSAVRGVNCDGVMRTLLQRGLVEEAGAEPETGAILYVTTNYFLERMGLRGLDELPELAPFLPEAEAIEAETQEGVPSFDPDAPDSEDADDKTEL, from the coding sequence ATGGTCGTCGACGAGCCCGCGACCGAGGAGCATCTCGCGAAGATCCTCCAGCGGCCACGGCGCAGCGTAGCGGACGCGCTGCGCGAGCTGGCCGACGAGTACACCGTGCAGGGGCGCGGATTCGAGCTCCGGCTCGTCGCGGGCGGCTGGCGGTTCTACACCCGGCCGGAGTTCGCGGCGGCCGTCGAGGGGTTCGTCCTGGACGGCCAGCAGGCCCGGCTCACCCAGGCGGCGCTGGAGACCCTGGCGGTCGTCGCCTACCGCCAGCCGGTCAGCCGCAGCAGGGTCTCCGCGGTGCGCGGAGTGAACTGTGACGGTGTGATGCGCACCCTGCTCCAGCGCGGTCTGGTGGAGGAGGCGGGCGCGGAACCCGAAACAGGTGCGATCCTGTACGTGACGACGAACTACTTTCTGGAGCGGATGGGCCTGCGCGGCCTGGACGAGCTCCCGGAACTCGCGCCCTTCCTGCCTGAGGCGGAGGCGATCGAGGCCGAGACCCAGGAGGGCGTGCCGTCGTTCGATCCGGACGCTCCGGATTCCGAGGACGCAGACGACAAGACGGAACTTTGA
- a CDS encoding segregation and condensation protein A, which produces MTSNNASVPGPGAAAGRRRALGRGPGTASAGPEPGPEPAVTDPAAAETVPEPVTTAASPGPVAAEPVAGEPETGGQPVAAAPSTPEPETGREAVSPHALVRDPEKGAEPVAQGATAPGPAVPGTAVSGTPASGAAAPGTAASRAAAPRGAVPGAAAAETAAPGAVPGSSVAVVEGVPDGVFKVRLANFEGPFDLLLQLISKHKLDVTEVALSKVTDEFMAHIRAMGPDWDLDQTTEFLVVAATLLDLKAARLLPAAEVEDEADLALLEARDLLFARLLQYRAYKQIADIFTHRLESEGRRYPRTVGLEPHHAELLPEVVISIGAEGFARLAVKAMQPRAKPQVYVDHIHAPLVSVQEQAGIVVARLRELGEASFRALVADTDDTLTVVARFLALLELYREKAVALDQETALGELLVRWTGGDGEAQPRVTDEFDRPPEEPGKETKT; this is translated from the coding sequence ATGACCTCGAACAACGCCTCCGTCCCCGGCCCCGGCGCAGCAGCCGGCCGTCGGCGAGCGCTGGGGCGGGGACCGGGCACGGCATCCGCCGGTCCGGAGCCCGGGCCCGAGCCCGCCGTGACGGATCCGGCCGCAGCGGAAACGGTTCCGGAGCCGGTCACCACGGCGGCGAGCCCGGGACCGGTTGCCGCGGAACCCGTCGCCGGGGAGCCGGAAACGGGCGGGCAACCGGTTGCAGCAGCCCCCTCCACGCCGGAACCGGAAACGGGCCGGGAAGCGGTTTCCCCGCATGCGCTCGTCCGGGATCCGGAAAAAGGCGCGGAACCGGTTGCCCAAGGAGCCACCGCCCCAGGACCCGCTGTCCCGGGGACTGCCGTTTCAGGCACCCCTGCCTCGGGAGCCGCCGCCCCGGGAACCGCCGCTTCACGAGCCGCCGCCCCGCGGGGGGCTGTTCCTGGCGCCGCTGCCGCCGAAACCGCTGCTCCGGGAGCTGTTCCCGGGAGTTCCGTGGCCGTTGTGGAGGGGGTGCCCGACGGTGTCTTCAAGGTCCGGCTCGCCAACTTCGAGGGGCCCTTCGACCTGTTGCTCCAGCTGATCTCCAAGCACAAGCTGGACGTCACCGAGGTCGCGCTGTCGAAGGTCACCGACGAGTTCATGGCGCACATCAGGGCGATGGGCCCCGACTGGGACCTGGACCAGACGACCGAGTTCCTGGTCGTCGCCGCCACCCTGCTCGATCTGAAGGCGGCGCGGCTGCTGCCCGCCGCCGAGGTCGAGGACGAGGCCGACCTGGCGCTGCTGGAGGCCCGGGACCTGCTCTTCGCCCGTCTGCTGCAGTACCGCGCCTACAAGCAGATCGCCGACATCTTCACGCACCGGCTGGAGAGCGAGGGCCGCCGCTACCCCCGCACCGTCGGACTGGAACCGCATCACGCCGAGCTGCTGCCCGAGGTGGTCATCAGCATCGGCGCGGAAGGGTTCGCGAGACTCGCCGTCAAGGCGATGCAGCCGAGGGCCAAGCCGCAGGTGTACGTCGACCACATCCACGCGCCGCTGGTGAGCGTGCAGGAGCAGGCCGGGATCGTCGTCGCACGGCTGCGTGAGCTCGGCGAGGCCAGCTTCCGGGCGCTGGTGGCGGACACCGACGACACCCTCACCGTCGTCGCCCGTTTTCTCGCGCTGCTGGAGCTGTACCGGGAGAAGGCCGTCGCCCTCGACCAGGAGACCGCGCTCGGTGAGCTTCTGGTGCGCTGGACCGGCGGGGACGGGGAAGCGCAGCCCAGGGTCACCGACGAGTTCGACCGGCCTCCCGAGGAGCCCGGGAAGGAGACGAAGACGTGA